The Pseudomonas alkylphenolica genomic sequence TGCTTGCCAATGAGCACCACCGCTCAGCGGTGCCGGGAATCTGGGTTATCGGTGACGTCACCTCCGGCCCGATGCTCGCGCACAAGGCCGAAGACGAAGCGGTGGCCTGCATCGAGCGGATCGCCGGCAAGGCCCATGAGGTCAACTACAACCTCATCCCCGGGGTGATCTACACCCGTCCGGAACTGGCCAGCGTCGGCAAGACCGAAGAGCAGCTCAAGGCCGAAGGACGTGCCTACAAGGTCGGCAAGTTTCCCTTCACCGCCAACAGCCGGGCGAAGATCAACCACGAGACCGAAGGCTTCGCCAAGGTCCTGGCCGACGCCAACACCGACGAGGTGCTCGGTGTGCACCTGGTTGGCCCGAGCGTCAGCGAGATGATCGGCGAGTTCTGCGTGGCCATGGAGTTCTCGGCTTCGGCCGAAGACATCGCCCTCACCTGCCACCCGCACCCGACCCGTTCCGAAGCCTTGCGCCAGGCGGCGATGAACGTCGAAGGCATGGCCATGCAGATCTGACTTCAGTCAGCCTGCACCCCTGCCCTGCTCACCTGTGGCGCTGGTCGCCGCAGGTGCAGCAGCAGGTGCGCGAACAAGCCGAAGATCAGCCCCCAGAAAGCCGCCGACAAACCGAGGAATGACATCCCCGAAGCCGTCACCAGGAAGGTGATCAACGCCGCCTCGCGGTCACTCGGCACACTCATCGCCCCGGCCAGCGCTCCACCAATCGCACCAAACAAGGCCAGCCCGGCCAGCGCCGCGATCAAGGCCGCGGGAAACGCAGTGAACAGTGACACCAGCGTCGCCCCGAACACCCCCAGCAGCAAATACAGCACGCCACCACAGACACCCGCCCAATAGCGTTTGCGCGGATCGTCATGTGCTTCGCGGCCAGTGCAGATGGCCGCCGTAATTGCTGCCAGGTTCAGGCCATGGCAACCGAACGGCGCCAGCATCAGACTGGTCAGCGCGTTACTGGCAATGATCGGGCTGGCCGGGGTTTGATAGCCATCGTTACGCAACACGGCGATACCCGGCACGAACTGCCCGGTCAACGCCACCATCACCAGCGGCAGACTGATGCTCAGCAAGGCATTCCAGCTGAATGCCGGCGTGGTCCACACCGGCGTGGCCAGGCCCACCACCAGCGCCGAGCTGTTCATTTCGCCGCTGAACACGGCAATGCTT encodes the following:
- a CDS encoding benzoate/H(+) symporter BenE family transporter, which produces MKTILQDFSLSALVAGFIATLISYAGPLVIIFQAAHSAQLSAAELSSWVWAISIGSGVLGVVLSLRFKVPLVIAWSAPGSALLVALLPDIAFAEAVGAYIVANLVILLVGLSGAFDRIVGKLPPAISAAMLAGILFSFGTGLFTSLKSQPLLVLAMFVSYLVFKRIAPRYAVLAVLVCGVSIAVFSGEMNSSALVVGLATPVWTTPAFSWNALLSISLPLVMVALTGQFVPGIAVLRNDGYQTPASPIIASNALTSLMLAPFGCHGLNLAAITAAICTGREAHDDPRKRYWAGVCGGVLYLLLGVFGATLVSLFTAFPAALIAALAGLALFGAIGGALAGAMSVPSDREAALITFLVTASGMSFLGLSAAFWGLIFGLFAHLLLHLRRPAPQVSRAGVQAD